The Mercenaria mercenaria strain notata chromosome 8, MADL_Memer_1, whole genome shotgun sequence genome has a segment encoding these proteins:
- the LOC123522945 gene encoding uncharacterized protein LOC123522945 — translation MTMKHIPLALGVLVIMLFFGDVQPQACRADCTPPDCSCPRTSYPMDRRDIPQMVYFGFDDAVNVVMSSLYNRLFTKKRKNPNGCTMKMTLFVSHEYTDYERVRKFYQRGMEIAVHSVTHTAIDDDNILRKEARAQKENLMKNAGVRAQDIVGWRSPFLKTAGNNQPKILKELGYEYDISLTYSRTNMDIPKPWPFTMDNAWPYKCGIKPCPTGRSARVKNFWAVPVVSLMDYKNQYPCSFVDGCAVRASTETEAFNFLWNNFMSYYNTTRTPFGLNMHAAWFYTRYNLKAMMRFLDELQKLDDVYVVTVKQMIDWMKNPTPVSNIHNLKSWGCPEQTQKQKGNVGHTVPAVPANPHFTPSRPIIRTSWRNDAIRRWRTDKAIRWSRRRITTTTTTTTPRPTTTTTTTTPRPTTTTTTTTPRPTTTTTTTTPRPTTTSTTTTTTRPTTTTQSTTTTSTNKPTTTTTTPRPPMPTVAPIQKQRTRIQQSIIRPQSLSAGPTFNHKTHNHDDHSHHPAATADTAVQPFFSSIFRQTNPPVVNDQTWWSFWKQTTTKDVTTGCVQNVNCHLPSCFCQGTTIPNNLKLSETPQMVYLTIDGSMNAAAFRRYRQLVLNKKNPNGCKVRGTFFASERGTMRQIAKNLVKLGAEVAMQGLHEHHYENSQHMEKEILAQMNAQRKIGINATGWKTPELKSLGNEQFRLLQKYGFKYDATLSENLPAPNKNKPWPYTLDFGYTGECVIPKCPTQSFPGLWEIPSVALMDYRKMFECSYVDGCMLNPPTSSDTAKFLWDNFMFNYKTNRAPFGIHLRQVWFSHPAYINNIKGIQKFISKILTLKDVYIVSADDIITWIQNPVPVSEMTDKIPWNCGT, via the exons ATGACAATGAAGCATATACCTTTGGCTTTAGGAGTTCTAGTTATTATGCTGTTCTTTGGCGACGTGCAACCACAGGCTTGTCGTGCAGACTGTACGCCTCCGGACTGCTCGTGTCCTAGGACGAGTTACCCTATGGATAGACGAGATATTCCGCAGATGGTCTACTTTGGATTCGACGATGCCGTCAATGTTGTCATGTCTTCACTGTACAACCGTCTGTTCACGAAGAAGCGGAAGAACCCTAATGGCTGTACCATGAAGATGACGCTTTTTGTTTCGCATGAGTATACAGACTACGAGAGAGTCAGGAAATTTTATCAGAGGGGTATGGAGATAGCAGTCCATAGTGTTACGCATACGGCTATTGACGATGACAATATTTTAAGAAAGGAAGCAAGAGcgcagaaagaaaatttaatgaaaaatgctggAGTACGTGCACAGGACATAGTTGGCTGGCGATCACCTTTCCTGAAAACCGCGGGAAATAATCAGCCTAAAATTCTGAAAGAACTCGGGTACGAATATGATATCTCTTTAACATATTCTAGGACTAATATGGACATACCTAAACCGTGGCCATTTACAATGGACAATGCGTGGCCTTACAAGTGCGGTATTAAGCCATGCCCAACTGGCAGAAGCGCGAGAGTAAAGAATTTCTGGGCTGTACCCGTTGTTAGCTTGATGGACTACAAAAACCAGTATCCATGCTCGTTTGTAGATGGGTGCGCAGTCAGAGCATCAACCGAAACAGAAGCATTTAACTTTCTGTGGAACAATTTCATGTCCTACTACAATACAACAAGAACGCCATTCGGACTGAACATGCACGCAGCCTGGTTCTACACGCGCTACAATCTGAAGGCAATGATGCGGTTCCTTGATGAGTTACAGAAACTGGACGATGTTTATGTAGTAACTGTAAAACAGATGATAGACTGGATGAAAAACCCGACACCGGTATCTAATATCCACAACCTAAAATCATGGGGCTGCCCAGagcaaacacaaaaacaaaaag GTAATGTAGGACATACTGTACCAGCTGTACCAGCAAATCCCCATTTTACTCCTAGCAGACCAATCATACGTACTTCGTGGAGAAACGATGCAATTAGGCGGTGGAGAACCGACAAAGCCATCCGCTGGAGTAGGCGAAGGAtcacaacaacaactacaactaCTACACCTCGACCAACAACTACTACCACAACTACTACACCTCGACCAACAACTACTACCACAACTACTACACCTCGACCAACAACTACTACCACAACTACTACACCTCGACCAACAACTACTAGcacaacaactactactactcGACCGACGACTACCACACAATCAACTACCACAACTTCAACAAACAAACCaacgacgacaacaacaacaccaaGACCGCCCATGCCAACAGTAGCTCCAATCCAAAAACAACGTACAAGAATACAACAGTCAATCATTAGACCACAAAGTTTGTCGGCTGGTCCAACTTTTAACCATAAAACTCATAATCATGATGATCATTCCCATCATCCGGCAGCCACAGCCGATACAGCGGTACAACCTTTCTTTTCCTCCATCTTCAGACAAACAAACCCACCTGTAGTAAACGATCAAACATGGTGGTCCTTCTGGAAGCAGACGACAACCAAAGACGTTACCACTGGTTGTGTCCAAAATGTTAATTGCCATCTGCCTAGTTGTTTTTGTCAGGGAACTACAATACCAAACAATTTGAAACTTTCCGAAACTCCTCAAATGGTATACCTCACAATTGACGGGAGTATGAATGCAGCTGCCTTTAGGCGTTATAGACAACTTGTCCTAAATAAAAAGAATCCGAATGGTTGTAAAGTTCGAGGTACATTTTTCGCATCTGAGAGGGGAACAATGCGTCAAATAGCTAAAAATTTGGTTAAGCTCGGCGCTGAAGTGGCCATGCAAGGCTTGCATGAACATCATTATGAAAACTCCCAGCAtatggaaaaagaaattttagctCAAATGAACGCACAAAGAAAAATCGGCATTAATGCAACTGGATGGAAAACGCCCGAATTGAAATCGTTAGGTAATGAACAATTTCGCCTGCTTCAAAAATATGGCTTCAAATATGACGCTACACTTTCAGAGAATTTACCAGcaccaaataaaaataaaccatgGCCGTACACACTTGATTTTGGATATACAGGAGAGTGTGTCATTCCAAAATGCCCGACCCAAAGTTTCCCCGGTTTGTGGGAAATACCTTCAGTCGCTTTAATGGACTACAGGAAAATGTTTGAGTGCAGTTATGTGGACGGGTGCATGCTCAATCCACCAACAAGTTCAGACACAGCCAAATTTCTTTGGGACAACTTCATGTTCAACTACAAGACAAACAGGGCACCATTTGGTATCCATCTTCGACAAGTTTGGTTTTCGCACCCAgcttatataaataatattaaaggAATTCAGAAGTTTATTTCAAAAATTCTTACATTGAAAGACGTTTACATAGTTTCAGCAGACGACATTATCACGTGGATACAGAACCCTGTCCCTGTGTCCGAAATGACGGACAAGATCCCATGGAATTGTGGAACATGA
- the LOC123526869 gene encoding uncharacterized protein LOC123526869 produces the protein MDLRHGILDLLYIFKALMMSSSEEDVIIDSQQDLFVSPEKSAHSKTELSSSVPFSQKSTQPPSPIIISSESESDTEDYPHSPVFKKRRAATGVNRGVYSDETVNQGVNSYSDSDEAVNQSVNSYSDSDEAVDYPNKLVPGFPDWYNIKYSGDRAIYTYELMLEYKRGDLKLIV, from the exons ATGGACCTTCGGCATGGGATCTTAgatctattatatatatttaaggcCTTGATGATGTCTAGTAGTGAAGAAGATGTGATAATAGACAGTCAACAGGATCTCTTTGTGTCACCGGAAAAGTCAGCACACTCTAAGACGGAACTTTCAAGTTCAGTACCATTCAGCCAGAAATCCACTCAGCCACCATCACCGATAATCATCAGTTCTGAGAGCGAGAGTGATACTGAGGACTATCCG cACAGTCCTGTCTTTAAGAAGAGGAGAGCTGCTACAGGTGTCAACCGGGGTGTTTACAGTGACGAGACAGTCAACCAGGGTGTTAACAGTTACAGTGACAGTGACGAGGCAGTCAACCAGAGTGTTAACAGTTACAGTGACAGTGACGAGGCAGTAGATTATCCAAACAAACTG GTCCCAGGGTTTCCAGACTGGTACAATATCAAATACTCCGGAGACAGGGCCATCTACACATACGAGCTGATGTTGGAATACAAACGAGGGGACTTAAAATTGATTGTCTGA